A window of Hordeum vulgare subsp. vulgare chromosome 5H, MorexV3_pseudomolecules_assembly, whole genome shotgun sequence genomic DNA:
ACTATTAGAACTCCTTTGTCACAAGCCTCGTAGTCTAGTGGCAGATTGTGGTTATGTTATTATGAAGATGCTCAATTCTTCTATCTTGACGCTTGACATCCATAGCTGCATTGTTCCTGTCACTCAACCATATCTAGCTACTCGCAAGTGACGCTGAAGATCCAATAATGGCCATATGGTCCTCACATATCTTGTTGATTGGATACGGGACAATGATATGATGAAGGCCAATTGGAGTTGGCACCAACCGGGATGGAGAAAGACGGGCAATGAATGTTGGGCCGGTGAGTTGATGTGGTATTTTACTTATTTGTTGTAAATAGTTTTGTCACGTTTTCTTTATGAACAGTTATGCACTACAATATAATAAATGATAGGATAtctataaagacttatatttaggaacggaagacGTAGTATATAGCCAACGGGTAACCTGAAATAATGCAGACGGAATACAAAAATGCACTGTCCAATCACCGGTAATGAACTTGTTCAAAAATTAAATCACTGGTAACGAACTGAATGCACAAGTAGACATAACCCTTTCCATATTGTAAACATGTCTACTTCCTCTAACCCATCTCTGCTCCTGTCGGGATCTTCTATATATAACAACAGAAATGTAGTCAAGAGGAAAGCAAGCACCACTGCCTTGTGACGAAAGATAGATAGAGATCCCAGGAAGGAATTGAGAGCATGCCGGGAGCAATACATCTCCCTTGCTGCTTCGCTCTCAAGTCGGAGCGCCATGAGAACTACCTTCGCTATGTGCACGAGGACACTGACGAAACGACCTACGGGCAGCTGCAGCTCAACGGCGAGGACGCCGTCAACCCCTTCACCAGGTTCGATTCCGAGCCGTCGCAACTGCACGAAGGCCTGGTTCACATCCGGTGCCGTTACAACCGCAAGTACTGGGTGCCTCGTCAGCGCGGCGGCGGctggtggatcgtcgccgacgccCATGAGCCGGAAGAAGACCTCGACAGTCCCAACTGCACGCTGATCAAGCCCATCATCAGTGTCACCAACCCCAAGGATGACGATGCTGCTACTACTAAACCCGCCGTGAAGGTGAAGGATGACGATGCTGCTGCTACTGAACCCGTCGTGAGGGTGAAGGACGACGATGCTACAACTGAACCCGTGAACGTGATGACCGTCAGGTTTATCgaatacatatatatacatatataggaAATGTTGATTAGGTTATTTCTAGCATATATAAATATTACTTTTGGTCTTTGTGCTGATATCGACTGGTCATGGTGTGGTGCGTGCAGGTTCGTCCACGCTGGAAATGCTCAGCCTGGCAAGGACACGCGCATGACGTTCTCTGGCGATTCCGGCACCGCCGCCTGCATGTGCGTCGTTGTCAGCGACGCTAAACACGAGCATGATGACGGCGGCGACGCCTTCACCGTCCTCAACTTCGCCaggagccccaggaggctaccaaGGTTCTTGGTATTCAAGGGCCACAACGACCTGTACCTGAGCGGGGTGACGATCAATGACACGAACTACCTCCAGTTCTCCGCGAGCGACCCCGGCGATCCGACGGTGGTGCACGAGATCCGATACCCCGGCCGAGAAGGCGTCGTCATCGTGCGGAACATCCACCTCGACAGGTACTGGGCAGACACCCAAGGACAGTGGATCTTGGCTCTCTACACCCCCCAGGAAATGCAGAGGCCCCCGGTCGCATCGTGGTTCACTACCGTGGATGTCAAGGACTACTTCGCCATCAGCCCCTACGACATGTCAGGCACCTTATACTTCCTCAAGAACGTCACGAGAGACGACTTCACCAACTGCCTCAACGTCGACTTCTGGAACAGGACCATCACCGCCGACGCCCGGATCAGGGTGGAGGAGGCCGTCCTCGACCGCGAGATCTACAACGTCGAGTACAGGCTCAGGGAGGCCAGGGTGTACGACACAAGCGTTCTCACCATGGCCACCACGGCCGCCGTCAATGACACCTCCAGGGAGAACACCAAGAGGCTCACTCTCGCCTACGAGGAGTCGGAGATGAGCACCTGGGACGCCACCCTCGAGCTCAAGTTCGGGTTCCAGTCCAGGATCCGAGCCGGGTTCCCCAAGCTCGGCCTCGGTGCAACCGTCAACATCTCGGCCGAGTTTTTCGGGGCCTACAACTGGGGCGAGACCATGGAGAAGACGGTGAGCCATGAGGTCGAGTACGAGGTCACGGTGCCTCCCAAGACCAAGGTCACCGTCAGCCTCATCGCGACGAGGAGCGCAGTCGACGTCCCCTTCAACTACCGGCAGAGGGACATCATGTCCACGGACGGAGGAGCTCGGGATGTTGCCATGACGGATGGCCTCTACACCGGCATCAACAGCTACAACTTCAAGTTCCAGACcacggaggagaagctcaaggcaAGGCGTTTGGCCCCGACCCCTCCTTGAGACTTGACTACCACGGGATCGGACGTAATAATAAGTAAAATAAAACGAGTGCCTCGACCGAGCGTGTACTCTCTAGTCTCTACTGCACTTGTAATCGAACAGCTTGTATCTGGCCTGTGTGCAATATGTGTTCATGCATATTAGTTGTCCCGTGTAATGCCGCAGATTTAGTTATTGTGTGTATCCATCTCTTGATGCTTAAGCCTTAATTTATGTTATGAACATAACAACTCGACTTAGCTACCAATTTATACCTCTCTCAGAGTTACCATTAGTACTCAGTACTTGCCATGACCCTACTATCTCATCAGCACGTGCCCTACTGTACATACATACATCCTTGATCTAGGAGTATGTTCTTTGAAAACAACACATGTGTCGGTCGGTTTGCTGCCACGTGAGGCACATAAAGGAGGATGTATAAGTTTGGATGAACGCACGCTAAAAGTTCTTCTTTCAGTCCTTGCTGATACAAGGGGATTTGCATTCTCAAACCAAATGATTCTCAGTTCCATCATCAATACAATTAAATTTCCGTACAACAGAACTATTTTTTTAAATGAAAGGGGTTTCCCCCTGCTCCATTTTATTGAAGCAATGAACCAACAGGTTTTACAGCCAAAAGCAACATACCACCACTTGGACAGCAACCTCCCAGGAAACTATCACCGAGACTAACGAAAAGGTTCAGAGTTTCAGACACAATCACTAACAGGACATATTACAGACGAGATTTATTAGAGTTTCAGCTCTCTGTTCGGCGGCCAAGCGATGCGCGGTAGTTCTTCCCTGAACTTGTCCAGCTTAGTGATGAACTGACGAAGAACTTCCTCCTGTGTGGCGTCGCAAAGTGCAGCCCACTGCcgaagaaagcttcgaagcttcaCAAGAACGCAACCTAGACCTCTCCAAGAACGACCCTGAAAACAGAAATCATTCCTCAGTCTCCAAATGCTCCATAAGGAAGCAGCAGCAATCATATTTTGCACAGGCATCTTTTTGTGAAGCTGCCACAAGGCACATAGATCATTAGAACAAGACAACAGAACTATTTTTGAAGCCAAGCAATGGAGCAATGGAATAACCATCTTTAAGAAACCAGAGAGCAACTCTACCAGAGTCGTCATATTGTGCGCCCCATATGGATTATGAACATCATGAAGACTGTGCACAAACACATAGTCATCATAATGCAACCTCATAATTATGGGCCGCATGTATCAATGGGGCATTCTTTTTCTCCAATCTTGTCTATTTCTATCTCCATACTCCTTATATTGAATGTAAGGTTTCATATTTAACTTTTCTTCCCACCACCCCTTCATCCAAACTTACCCGTATGATAATCAATCACCTTAATTTACTAACATTCAGAAGCAATTCCAGTTTAATTTACTTATCAAACTTCTCTTCAAAATATAAGGTAAATCATGGGCATCATTCGATAAACATTTATTTACACATCGCACTAATATGGGAAAGGTGAATCACAAGCTAgcataataaaatatttatatCCGGTAGCAAGGCACAAGCATCACTAGTTAATGTAAAGATCCCATgtgattttgtgtgtgtgtgtggcggggggggggggggggtgtagcTTCCTTCCTGCCGCACAACTGCCATATAGAGCGGTCAACAAAAGGCAGCCCCAATTCGTCATACATGAGTCTGGGAGGCCATATAGCGTGGGCCCTCCATAGATTATGGTGATCAGATGACATGTGGTGACTCTTTGAGAGTGCCTTCTATTTTACCAAAAATATTGTAATGGTGGTTATTATGGCAATATGGCCAATATGGTGACCGTGGTGGAATTGGTCTAGGAAGGCCTTAACAATGCGCTTCATATGAATCAGGGACGAAGCTAGAAAAGAACCTTGATGGGGTCATATCCATGACAATGGAGTCATCTTCTATAAATCAACAATGATTAGTACTAAATTGATGAAGGATTTAGTAATTTCATTAGGGTCAATTGACCCCAATGCCTACATGTGAGCTCCGTCCCTCATATGAATTCCTAGACCTAATAATCATCGTCACCTCATTTATAACATTTCAAGATATGTATAGTGTAGGATCATGaagtgaataagaatgctaaatgGGCATGTAGTATAAACCGAAAGCAGTATTTAGTACTTTTAAGAAGAATTACTTTCCCTTCTCCTAACCTCGGTTTTTCCGCATCTTCCCGACTCCATCACTCATCTCGTTTCCTCCTCCCTCGACCCTTATCATTCTTAGATCTAGCAGCCTCGCTGGCCAGGGACTTGAGAGAGGAGGTCCTGTCATCCTTTTTCTCTAGTAATAGAAACCCTTGTgggcaaaatttacaaaaataaccCCTGGCGCGAAAGAAGTCACGAAGTGAACCCGAAAGCAAAAAAATCACACGTCTGACCCTttcgtgtggcgcccgacacctaggtgcCACACtatactgtgtgacgcctaagtcGTCGGCGCCACAcgccccgaccacctggcagagagggcccaccccccaggcagtgcgacgcctaagcctcaggcgtcgcaCAGTGTAAAGTGTGGCGccgaaggcttaggcgccacactgccACTTATTCAGCCGCGGCCCAGCCTCCCTCCCgcaccccctcctcattcccctcccatTCAAACCGGCGGCTGGCTCTTCTCCTCATCTGAATCCCCTCTTCTAAATGCTTTagatctggtgatttcttccgtggattgatcccccaagctTGTCTACGAGGTAATCTCTTCCGTTTCCCATCTATCTATCCAAATGGAATTGGTTATTTTTCAGATTTGGGTTAGTTAGGTTGATATTCATATTTTGATTGGATTTGAAATGTAGACGAGGAGTTAGTCCTATTTTATTAATCCTAGATGAGTAGTTGTGTTCTATTACTATTCCTATGAGTACACGACGTGGATTTTTTTAGTAATATCGTagatgagtagttaggatatgagtaataTGCGTAATTATTTTTaagatgagtagattcatatgagtattttttagtaatatgtagatgagtggattagtagatgagtggattagtagatgatcatatgagtatttttttgaatatgagtacattcataagtttttttttgtgatatgtaggatggtgtggcttttgaatgatgtttatgacgttgaacaccgggcctatttgaTGTCGGAGAAGGAAATGGCAGGTAGATCATATGTTAAAAAATCATGTATTTATTTAATAAGATGAAACTGTAATGATATCACTCGCTCCtatctgtttgcaggagcttatgcccttgaagatccggtctcacgGGGCATCGACTGTAATACAGTACGATGACCTGTACACACCATATATCGAGATGACATgactccttccattcattcagcttgtgagtcggtcaacgcccAACCTGAACGTTGCGGCAATCACTGCACTTATTGATCGGTGGAGGCCGGAGacccatagttttcacctccggaccggagagatgacagtgactcttcaagatgtcttccaacgaatgtgcattccgaatcccacattatgcctaccatcaaactcaactacatcactagggtccatccaattcaaatcctttcagaCTTGTTGCAACAATTCAGCATAGCTAGGACagaaatcgaacaccatgtcaagctcatccgggtccggatcaatattgcctttttaaaaggcatcCTTGtgcacgtgatgaacataaacacatgttctttccatccctaaacaacacaacatacaatattttttataagcaatcatccaaatacaacaatatctatttactaaaaataaaccctattcctaacttccaaacatccataacactaaccctaaccctatcCTAACCCGaacacaaccaaacatccataaccctaaccctagcctaaccctaaaacaaccataatgcaaacatccaaacaaccctaatcctaaccccatcataccccttatcctaacatacaaacaaatacaacaatatcatatacatcccacatttcatgaaaaactagggtttcctcaaatttgcaacaaaatgaccacaagagatttttgtttggatgagaatgaggggataggtggggattaccttaggggagggATCGTAcaacaaatgcccggtccaaaccttcagatttggtgatttgGAGAGGAATTTGACGAAGGGGCGATTTGAACACAGTGTGGAAGAGGGGgatgggggaggggaatgaggaggggggtGGGGGATGGCCTGTGGCTGGATAAGTGGCAGTGTGCCGCTTAAGCCTTCGGCGCCATACTTTACACTGtgcgacgcctgaggcttaggcgtcgcaCTTCCTGGGGGGTGGGCCCTCTCTACCAGATGGTCGGGGCGTGTGGCGCCGACgacttaggcgtcacacagtgtagtgtggcgcctaggtgtcgggcgccacacgaaAGGGTCGGACAGGTGAAAAAAAATTTGTGTTCGGGTTCACTTCGTGAGTTCTTTCGCTACagaggtcatttttgtcaattttgccaccCTTGTGTCCCTAGTTGTGGTTGGATTTTTACCCATATCCAATAAACCACATCGCTCTCCATCACTATTCATTCTTGCCCCCTCCATGTTTTTACGATGGTTGTTTGTGTGGAGGTGGTGTTAGGATCTCAAAGAAGCAAATCTTACGCCTTGTGTTGGGCTTTAGTCAGCGCTGCCAGGTTTCCATGGCCAGTTTCCTTTCTTGTCCATGAGATGCCATCGTGATGGTGGATGCATCTCTAGGAAAGGTAGGATGGTGGTGAAAGGATTTGGTGTCTCTTTCTTTGCCTACTTCTTTTCAAGTCCCTCTGCAATCCCCATATCTTGACctctaatttttttttcttttccccaCTCCTTCGTCTTTCAACCTCCAAGGGAGGCTCTATCTGCTGTTATGGGAAGAGGGGATTTGTGAGTATGCTCATTGGATGTCCTAGACTCTGCAACAAGAGATACATGTCCGAGACAACATGCTTGGTCAATCGTTTCTtacgcttcatcatcatcatctttggCGTTGCTGGTTGGGAAATTCTTTCTCATCTAGTAGAGCATGGTGTCAACCCTCACATTCAGCTCAGGTGGCTTCAGATTCATCCAATCGCGAAGGAAGAATAATGTCTCCTATGGTCTTCGCCGTAATTGTGGAAACAAtttttgatgtgtttggtctagGTCAGCATTGTCGTCCCTTGGTGGACGCATGGTTCACAGTTGGTGTGGCAGTACCAGCTCTTGAAATACTCTTTTCTTTATGAAAAAAACAATTTGGCTCATAGGTGTAGATGCACCTATTGTCTAAATACACATTTTGAGAAattttaaaaatataaaaatcacaCATGTATATCGGCACATTATATGTTCGTGCACGAAGTTTGGTGTAAAAGGACATTTCTGGTGGCTCGTGTAAAAAAGACAATTTTTTATGCTTGATTATAACTATTCGCGATacattttttatcttttttataCATGCCACAAAAATGTTCTTTCCTCTAGAAATTTTGTGTGTGAACATAGAATGTGCAGGTATACATGCAAAATTATTGTTTGTAATTCTTTAACATTTGGAAATGTGTTTTTTTACATATATTTCATAATAGGTGTATCTACACCTATGAACCAAAACACCACTCTCGTAtgtcctatatatagttgagttgTACTCTGCATGGAGTGTTCTGGCTCCCTTTAATTTTAAAAGGAGGAGACTTGCATCATTttaacttttattattatttaagaTTGAAGCTTTGAGAAGTTGGCTTCGAACTAAGAACGGCTACGAGGAACCACAGCGCTCAAACTACTGGGCTAGATGCCCATCCTTGGTTCCCTTTAATATATCATTGGGGTGTATATTAAAAAAGAGTTAGTTGGATGTGCAAATGCTAACTAATAATGTGACCCGTGGTTTAGTATCAGTGGGggtaatgaattttttatgtttgGGGGTAATGATCTAGTAAAGAGAGAGACATATATCTTAATTATCTTATTATTGATCATAAGAAACATCAATTCATCTATGTGGCTCGCATACATATGTGTAAAGCACATACTAAATAG
This region includes:
- the LOC123398669 gene encoding uncharacterized protein LOC123398669, producing MPGAIHLPCCFALKSERHENYLRYVHEDTDETTYGQLQLNGEDAVNPFTRFDSEPSQLHEGLVHIRCRYNRKYWVPRQRGGGWWIVADAHEPEEDLDSPNCTLIKPIISVTNPKDDDAATTKPAVKVKDDDAAATEPVVRVKDDDATTEPVNVMTVRFVHAGNAQPGKDTRMTFSGDSGTAACMCVVVSDAKHEHDDGGDAFTVLNFARSPRRLPRFLVFKGHNDLYLSGVTINDTNYLQFSASDPGDPTVVHEIRYPGREGVVIVRNIHLDRYWADTQGQWILALYTPQEMQRPPVASWFTTVDVKDYFAISPYDMSGTLYFLKNVTRDDFTNCLNVDFWNRTITADARIRVEEAVLDREIYNVEYRLREARVYDTSVLTMATTAAVNDTSRENTKRLTLAYEESEMSTWDATLELKFGFQSRIRAGFPKLGLGATVNISAEFFGAYNWGETMEKTVSHEVEYEVTVPPKTKVTVSLIATRSAVDVPFNYRQRDIMSTDGGARDVAMTDGLYTGINSYNFKFQTTEEKLKARRLAPTPP